From the genome of Treponema peruense:
ACCTATGGGAACAGTTTGCAGATATTGAAGCAAATAAGATGAAAATTGATGATATAATCATCTCTGGTGATAATACAACATTGAAGCCAACAAGTCCCAATAAAGCTAAGTTTCAAAAAATAAAATTTAAAAAACGATGGGTTATACAACGTTTTATTGTTGAAGACAGAAATATAATTAAACAAAATGTTTCTATCATAAATAATTTAATTGATTCTACAAACTGGACACCTACTACTTTAAGTAGTAGAGAAAATAAGGTAACAGGTTTTTATTCAATATTGAAAGCAGACTCTATGCAAAAAATAATAGCTGCTGTAAAAAGTGTCTTCGAATACGAACCATTTCAAAAAGAAGCTCTGCTTAAATTACTTGAAACTGATGAAGTTGTTTTAATTCAAATGGGAGAAAATCTCAAGGTACCTCGTTTTCGTTCTTTATATAAAAATGAACCTAGAATAAAACCTCTTCAACAGGGTGCTAGCAGTTTAGACAAAGATAAGGCTTCTTTTTTAGGAGATAGATTTGTTCTTATTGATGAAAACAAAATCAATATCCAATTATACAATGTCGCTCCTGGTAATGATAAAAAAAATATAGATAAAACTTTGATTCAATATATGTTTGCTATATATGTACCAAAAGAAAAAGTGTATTTCACGAAAGGAGATGAAGATGATTTCGTTGAATGAGATTACAAAATTAATTGATACTTCTCCTATCGATGATAATCTTTATCTTATTGATAAATGTTCTGATATTGCCGGTTTTTTCGTTTTCAATAAAAGCATAATCTACATGGCAGAAAATTTAGAAAATGCGGATTCAAATAATTTACAAACTGAATATTTGGTTTTACGTTCAAATACAAAGATTACAGCTGTAGCAAATTGTCAGCAATTCAATTCTGGATATTACAACCTTCTTGAATATAAAGTTTCTTATGAGCAGAATCCAGACAACTTTAAGTCTTTTATTAATTTATGTTTTGCTCATATAAAATATATGAAATCACAAAATTTCATTGAGTTTTTTAACTCCATGATAGACTTATTTCAACTTGTTTCAAAAGAAAAAGAAAAAAATATATACGGTCTTTTCGGGGAGCTATCTGTTATAAACTATGTCTATAAAAATCTAAATATTAACTTAGCTTCTTTTTGGCATACAGCAGGTACTTATTCAAAATATGATTTTGTAATGGATAAAATAAATATTGAGGTTAAGACTTCAAACTCTCTCAAAGAAGTTCTATTAAAACATTCTCAGATATTTAATGAAGATAATAATGTTTTAGCAATTGCAATTGTTGAAAACAATAATTCAGGAATTACACTTGAAGAATTAATAGATTTGTTAAGTTCATATGAAGAAATAAAGACAAATTTTAACT
Proteins encoded in this window:
- a CDS encoding PD-(D/E)XK motif protein; translated protein: MISLNEITKLIDTSPIDDNLYLIDKCSDIAGFFVFNKSIIYMAENLENADSNNLQTEYLVLRSNTKITAVANCQQFNSGYYNLLEYKVSYEQNPDNFKSFINLCFAHIKYMKSQNFIEFFNSMIDLFQLVSKEKEKNIYGLFGELSVINYVYKNLNINLASFWHTAGTYSKYDFVMDKINIEVKTSNSLKEVLLKHSQIFNEDNNVLAIAIVENNNSGITLEELIDLLSSYEEIKTNFNFLMNLEIEKQKTSLLDFKTKKLKLIDNIFFDCKNINPFKKLPSNVSNLEYRIDLLLTEKLDNEEIKKILMN